The proteins below come from a single Rhizobium tropici CIAT 899 genomic window:
- the dapA gene encoding 4-hydroxy-tetrahydrodipicolinate synthase → MGRPTFRRRVGGAITALVTPFRDDAFDGVDMMAHIEWQLLSGIDGLLVCSLTGEGPTLAEAERVRAIEICVELSEHKVPVIVATGTNDTKTTLEQTIRAQRLGADAAFVTVPYYSKPTQKGIIHHFEQLAAKTELPIIIHDQPSRTAVDLAPTTVARLAEIRGIIGIADDGCDISRIDLWRHFLPEGFGLFTSNDANALGFAAAGGHGCFSSAANIVPRLFRSMQHAAACGNISAARSIDERLQPLFNALARENEPATIKHALSLARDIEAEVRLPLVGVGTETAAAIQAAITPFQLDGTGRFASRHAYRRGL, encoded by the coding sequence ATGGGTAGACCGACTTTTCGAAGGCGTGTCGGCGGTGCGATCACCGCCCTCGTCACGCCTTTTCGCGACGACGCTTTCGATGGTGTCGACATGATGGCCCATATCGAGTGGCAGCTGCTGAGCGGGATCGACGGACTTCTCGTCTGTTCGCTGACCGGCGAAGGCCCGACGCTGGCCGAGGCCGAACGCGTGAGAGCCATCGAGATCTGCGTCGAGCTTTCCGAACACAAGGTGCCGGTCATCGTCGCGACCGGAACCAACGACACAAAGACGACCCTGGAGCAAACGATACGGGCACAGCGCCTTGGCGCAGATGCGGCCTTCGTGACGGTGCCCTATTACTCCAAGCCGACGCAAAAAGGGATCATCCACCATTTCGAGCAGCTGGCGGCGAAGACCGAACTGCCGATCATCATCCACGATCAGCCATCGCGTACAGCCGTCGATCTCGCTCCGACAACGGTCGCGCGGCTTGCCGAAATCCGGGGGATTATCGGGATCGCCGACGACGGCTGCGATATCTCGCGCATCGATCTCTGGCGACATTTCCTGCCGGAGGGGTTCGGCCTGTTCACATCCAACGACGCCAACGCGCTCGGCTTCGCGGCTGCGGGCGGTCATGGCTGCTTCTCCAGCGCGGCCAATATCGTCCCACGCCTCTTTCGATCCATGCAGCATGCAGCCGCGTGCGGCAACATCAGCGCTGCCCGATCCATCGACGAGCGCCTGCAGCCATTGTTCAACGCACTCGCCCGCGAAAACGAGCCGGCGACGATCAAGCATGCCTTGTCACTGGCCAGAGATATCGAGGCGGAGGTTCGCCTGCCATTGGTTGGCGTCGGCACTGAGACAGCCGCGGCCATCCAGGCGGCAATCACCCCGTTTCAGCTCGATGGCACCGGCCGGTTTGCCTCGCGCCATGCCTATCGCCGGGGATTGTGA
- a CDS encoding ketopantoate reductase family protein produces MTSSPFKNICVYGAGALGGAIAARLASSHESQTKISVVARGAHLEAIRAGGISLWEAEADSPLVAQMTATSDAGELQPQDLVITGLKGHQLTAAAPGIAKLLHSGTRVVMILNGVPWWYFHRDSRSGYAEHQIEELDPNGDLRRLIGPERVIGCVAYQGAEVVAPGEVKLANTGHFILGEPSGERTGDIEAIAALLQRAGVNVSISSRIRDDIWSKLMGNAAFNPISALTRGLMSDIMDDPALAAMVGQVMSEVKAVAEALGSHIAMSVEERLERSRQIGPVRTSMLQDLLAVKALEITPLVGVVVSLGKLVNIPTPVSTTILALVTELDRKNRQGAD; encoded by the coding sequence ATGACGTCCTCTCCTTTCAAGAACATCTGCGTCTACGGCGCCGGCGCGCTCGGTGGTGCGATCGCGGCCAGGCTCGCCTCCTCTCATGAGAGTCAGACCAAGATTTCCGTCGTGGCGCGCGGAGCCCATCTGGAGGCCATTCGCGCCGGCGGCATAAGCCTGTGGGAAGCGGAAGCGGACAGTCCTCTCGTCGCGCAGATGACAGCAACCTCCGATGCGGGCGAATTGCAGCCGCAAGATCTCGTTATCACCGGCCTCAAAGGTCATCAGCTCACCGCAGCGGCTCCGGGTATTGCGAAACTGCTGCATTCCGGCACCCGCGTCGTCATGATCCTCAACGGCGTTCCATGGTGGTATTTTCACCGGGATAGCCGGAGCGGTTACGCCGAACACCAGATAGAAGAGCTCGACCCGAACGGCGATCTCCGGCGTCTGATCGGACCGGAACGCGTCATCGGCTGCGTTGCCTATCAGGGAGCGGAAGTCGTCGCACCCGGCGAGGTCAAACTTGCCAACACCGGCCATTTCATCCTTGGCGAACCTTCCGGCGAGAGGACGGGCGATATCGAAGCCATCGCAGCACTGCTGCAGCGGGCCGGCGTCAATGTTTCGATTTCCTCGCGCATTCGCGACGATATCTGGAGCAAGCTCATGGGCAACGCCGCCTTCAATCCGATCAGCGCGCTCACCCGCGGTTTGATGTCCGATATCATGGACGATCCAGCACTTGCGGCCATGGTCGGCCAAGTAATGAGCGAGGTAAAAGCCGTTGCCGAGGCTTTGGGATCGCACATCGCCATGTCCGTCGAAGAACGTCTTGAGCGTTCCCGTCAGATCGGACCCGTCCGCACCTCGATGCTGCAGGACCTACTTGCCGTCAAGGCGCTAGAAATCACGCCTCTCGTGGGCGTCGTCGTCTCGCTCGGAAAGCTCGTGAATATACCGACGCCGGTCTCGACGACCATCCTGGCGTTGGTGACGGAGCTCGACCGCAAGAACCGGCAGGGCGCCGACTAA
- a CDS encoding OmpA family protein: MVVGGSDNKPKLEHKGYNRGLILGLTMAESMLLLVFCLLLVAAALISAERSKRYEVERKLEKVEQQVAVLEKKRAEQAAEIVLLQSKVVSGNLTAADKAMVDKQWRELVLAKEALDSVTDQGATPADLQSLSKVAAVLREHDISLATAADAVNKLLASNGGGNGMHDWPPIINLDDAKKNYFQSGSAELTGTFAQLLSTTITDEIASNLSLYGANIVEVIGHTDEQPVAREKSNLDDTIISAMDGKLPVSALLPADNAGLGLARAIAVANVLKANPKLKDATILPMSAAQLILPGDTVTSGQRGAVEARRRIEIRVRGRTAPVVIINAGAAPSTNTQ, encoded by the coding sequence ATGGTAGTAGGAGGCTCGGACAACAAGCCGAAACTGGAGCACAAGGGCTATAATCGTGGCCTCATCCTTGGCCTGACGATGGCCGAATCCATGCTGCTTTTGGTCTTCTGCCTGCTGCTCGTGGCAGCCGCCTTGATTTCGGCGGAGAGAAGCAAGCGCTACGAGGTCGAGCGGAAGCTTGAGAAAGTCGAGCAACAGGTCGCAGTGCTGGAGAAGAAGCGGGCGGAGCAGGCGGCCGAGATCGTGCTTCTTCAGTCCAAGGTCGTCTCCGGCAATCTCACAGCGGCGGACAAGGCGATGGTAGACAAGCAATGGCGGGAGCTGGTGCTGGCGAAAGAAGCGCTAGATAGCGTGACGGACCAGGGCGCAACCCCGGCCGATCTGCAATCACTGTCCAAGGTCGCGGCCGTTCTGAGGGAACATGACATCTCGCTCGCGACAGCCGCCGATGCGGTCAATAAGCTTCTGGCCAGCAATGGCGGCGGGAACGGCATGCACGACTGGCCGCCCATCATCAATCTCGACGATGCCAAGAAAAACTATTTCCAATCGGGAAGCGCCGAACTGACAGGCACTTTCGCCCAGCTTCTCAGCACGACGATCACAGACGAAATCGCCAGCAATCTGAGCCTCTATGGCGCCAATATCGTCGAGGTGATCGGCCACACGGACGAGCAGCCGGTGGCGCGCGAAAAATCCAATCTCGACGATACGATCATCAGCGCGATGGACGGCAAGCTGCCGGTATCAGCGCTGCTGCCCGCCGACAATGCCGGACTTGGCCTTGCCCGTGCCATTGCCGTCGCCAATGTGCTCAAGGCCAATCCGAAACTGAAGGATGCCACGATCCTGCCGATGTCCGCCGCGCAGCTCATCCTGCCCGGCGATACCGTCACCTCGGGTCAGCGCGGCGCCGTCGAGGCACGACGCCGCATCGAAATCCGTGTGCGGGGTAGGACGGCCCCCGTTGTCATCATCAATGCCGGTGCCGCGCCCTCAACGAACACGCAATAG
- a CDS encoding ABC-F family ATP-binding cassette domain-containing protein: MIRIENISKQNSHRILFIEASAALNRGESVGLVGPNGAGKTTLFRMITGQEQPDEGQVSVDKGVTIGYFNQDVGEMEGRSAVAEVMEGAGPVSAVAAELRELEAAMSDPDQADRMDEIIERYGEVQARYEELDGYALEGRAREVLAGLSFSQEMMDGDVGALSGGWKMRVALARILLMRPDVMLLDEPSNHLDLESLIWLESFLKGYEGALLMTSHDREFMNRIVTKIIEIDAGNLTSYSGDYEFYEQQRAQNEKQQQAQFERQQAMLAKEIKFIERFKARASHASQVQSRVKKLEKIDRVEPPKRRQTVAFEFQPAPRSGEDVAVLKNVHKTYGSRTIYEGLDFMVRRRERWCIMGINGAGKSTLLKLVAGSAQPDEGSVALGASVKMGYFAQHAMDLLDGERTVFQQLEHDFPQAGQGSLRALAGCFGFSGDDVEKKCRVLSGGEKARLVMAIMLFDPPNLLVLDEPTNHLDLDTKEMLIEALSQYEGTMLFVSHDRHFLAALSNRVLELTPEGIHQYAGGYTEYVERTGYEAPGLRS, encoded by the coding sequence ATGATTCGTATCGAAAATATCAGCAAACAGAACAGCCACCGCATCCTCTTCATCGAGGCATCCGCTGCCCTCAACAGAGGCGAGAGCGTCGGGCTGGTCGGGCCGAACGGTGCCGGCAAGACGACGCTTTTTCGGATGATCACCGGACAGGAGCAGCCCGACGAGGGGCAGGTTTCCGTCGATAAGGGCGTCACCATCGGCTACTTCAATCAGGATGTCGGCGAGATGGAGGGGCGCAGTGCCGTCGCGGAAGTGATGGAAGGTGCCGGTCCCGTCAGCGCCGTTGCCGCCGAACTTCGCGAACTCGAAGCAGCGATGAGCGATCCGGACCAGGCCGACAGGATGGATGAAATCATCGAGCGCTATGGCGAGGTGCAGGCGCGCTATGAGGAACTGGATGGCTACGCGCTCGAAGGCCGCGCCCGCGAAGTGCTGGCGGGCTTGAGCTTCAGCCAGGAGATGATGGACGGCGATGTCGGCGCGCTGTCGGGCGGCTGGAAGATGCGCGTGGCGCTTGCCCGCATCCTCTTGATGCGTCCCGACGTCATGCTGCTCGACGAACCGAGCAACCATCTGGATCTTGAGAGCCTGATCTGGCTCGAATCCTTCCTGAAGGGCTATGAAGGCGCGCTGCTGATGACCTCGCACGACCGCGAGTTCATGAACCGCATCGTCACCAAGATCATCGAAATCGACGCCGGCAACCTGACCAGCTATTCGGGTGACTATGAATTCTACGAGCAACAGCGCGCTCAGAACGAAAAGCAGCAGCAGGCGCAGTTCGAGCGGCAGCAGGCGATGCTTGCCAAAGAAATCAAGTTCATCGAGCGCTTCAAGGCGCGCGCATCGCATGCTTCGCAGGTGCAGAGCCGCGTGAAGAAGCTGGAAAAGATCGATCGCGTCGAGCCGCCGAAGCGCCGCCAGACCGTCGCCTTCGAATTCCAGCCGGCACCGCGCTCGGGCGAAGACGTCGCCGTGCTGAAGAACGTTCACAAGACGTATGGCAGCCGCACCATCTATGAAGGACTGGATTTCATGGTACGCCGCCGCGAGCGCTGGTGCATCATGGGTATCAACGGAGCCGGCAAATCCACGCTTCTGAAGCTGGTCGCCGGCTCGGCGCAGCCGGATGAAGGCAGCGTGGCGCTCGGCGCCAGCGTGAAGATGGGCTATTTCGCTCAGCACGCCATGGATCTGCTGGATGGAGAGCGCACCGTATTTCAGCAGCTCGAACATGATTTTCCGCAGGCAGGCCAAGGCTCCCTGAGAGCCCTTGCCGGCTGCTTCGGCTTCTCTGGCGACGATGTGGAAAAGAAATGCCGCGTGCTGTCGGGCGGCGAGAAGGCGCGGCTCGTCATGGCGATCATGCTTTTCGATCCGCCGAACCTTTTGGTGCTCGACGAGCCGACCAACCATCTCGATCTCGACACCAAGGAAATGCTGATCGAGGCGCTGTCGCAATATGAAGGCACGATGCTGTTCGTCTCGCACGACCGGCATTTCCTGGCAGCACTCTCCAATCGCGTTCTGGAGCTGACGCCGGAGGGCATCCACCAATATGCCGGCGGTTACACCGAGTACGTGGAGCGCACCGGCTATGAAGCACCCGGCCTCAGAAGCTGA